In the genome of Fuerstiella sp., one region contains:
- a CDS encoding YdjY domain-containing protein, whose protein sequence is MRGQRLLRPVAVCGVLLVCPISSAAPPEPVPDKELNQSADNRNQRPPLMPLPDALSGLLDNAIPLNPQRTVFLNRDEKRIYLHTEVSCRNCVLEMLCVPIGQREHETILNVRARAFVIHAGLVALGLKPGKPAAFYPDYRPPEGPALDMRVHWVDRTEKLQSEDPRSWIRHSIHRYFSRSLAAAPPGIELPHEELRYDPYNRQILWYGPMTKKQRQHLLTLWEDINYQDAIRQFYEESQSRPMEAGFVFTGSRWHTNEATGRRRYTAEDGHFITVANFPSSTIDIAEASSSSDGGQLYEAWEQRIPAEGTPVILEIGPTIHSTKPGTSDSFPKPSVSLEPNE, encoded by the coding sequence ATGCGTGGTCAACGACTGTTGCGCCCGGTTGCTGTGTGTGGAGTTCTGCTGGTGTGCCCGATCTCGTCTGCGGCTCCGCCTGAACCGGTGCCGGACAAGGAGTTGAACCAGTCGGCAGATAACCGGAATCAGCGACCTCCGCTGATGCCGCTTCCGGATGCACTTAGCGGACTGCTTGATAATGCAATCCCTCTGAATCCTCAGAGAACCGTGTTTCTGAACCGAGACGAAAAACGAATTTACCTGCACACCGAAGTTTCCTGCAGAAATTGCGTTCTCGAAATGTTGTGCGTTCCCATAGGGCAGCGCGAACACGAAACCATTCTGAATGTCAGGGCCCGTGCTTTTGTGATTCACGCAGGTCTGGTTGCACTGGGCCTGAAACCGGGAAAACCGGCTGCTTTCTATCCTGATTACCGTCCGCCGGAAGGGCCGGCACTGGACATGCGTGTGCACTGGGTTGACAGAACTGAGAAACTACAAAGTGAAGACCCGCGTTCGTGGATTCGACACTCAATTCATCGTTATTTTTCCCGGTCACTGGCGGCCGCGCCCCCAGGAATCGAACTTCCGCACGAAGAACTGCGGTACGATCCGTATAACAGACAGATCCTGTGGTACGGACCGATGACAAAAAAACAGCGTCAACATTTGCTGACGCTTTGGGAGGATATAAATTACCAGGACGCGATCAGGCAGTTTTATGAAGAAAGCCAGTCGCGACCGATGGAGGCCGGTTTTGTATTCACCGGCAGTCGCTGGCACACGAATGAAGCAACCGGCCGGCGGCGTTATACCGCAGAGGATGGTCACTTCATTACGGTCGCCAATTTTCCGTCGTCAACAATCGATATAGCGGAGGCCAGTTCTTCATCCGATGGAGGTCAGTTGTACGAAGCCTGGGAACAGCGGATTCCGGCGGAAGGAACGCCGGTGATCCTGGAAATCGGTCCGACGATCCACAGCACAAAGCCAGGTACGTCAGACAGCTTCCCGAAGCCTTCTGTCTCTTTGGAACCGAACGAGTGA
- a CDS encoding MFS transporter, whose product MAADIRMDGDRPTNRRWVIFFLAAGTSFILYLHRFTWQFVRPELMKEYGFSNLQVDSLYTLFSVTYGLGQIPCGIICDFFGPHMFLGIIIAAWSLMMPCVGLGGGLYGVGVSRLLFGVTQAGCYPSLAKVTRVWFAEENRTSLQGLIASFFGRSGGAVSSMVIGIVLMGWLELTWRWSLIVLAATGVGFSFVFLKFCRNSPVQDPLVNQAERDLIRGDDTVDVAEPAVLSVRRAIRNRSMLVFVIQQYMNAGADYVYSAIMVSYFITARGVSDMAVVGLLTSAPLWGGAVGGVAGGFINDGLIRLTGRRRFARSSVGFLGKTIACGFLFLSINHPDPAWGAGLLFVTKFFSDWSQPTVWGACTDIGGRCSATVFSIINSAGSVGGTVTPIVGGLLLDRYTTTSIVDGVEQVVTNFNPVFLMVGLMYLASAVGWLFINTENSLDVDERTDQQEKRSPS is encoded by the coding sequence GTGGCAGCAGACATCCGCATGGACGGTGATCGGCCCACCAATCGACGCTGGGTTATCTTTTTTCTTGCCGCCGGGACTTCATTTATTTTGTACCTGCACCGATTCACTTGGCAGTTTGTACGACCGGAACTCATGAAAGAGTACGGTTTCTCAAACCTGCAGGTTGATTCGCTCTACACACTGTTCAGCGTAACCTATGGCCTGGGGCAGATTCCCTGTGGAATCATCTGCGACTTTTTCGGTCCCCACATGTTTCTTGGAATCATCATCGCCGCCTGGTCTCTGATGATGCCGTGCGTGGGCCTGGGCGGCGGACTGTACGGCGTAGGGGTGTCGCGTCTCCTGTTTGGAGTCACTCAGGCCGGTTGCTATCCGTCGCTGGCCAAAGTTACAAGGGTCTGGTTTGCTGAAGAGAACCGTACAAGTCTGCAGGGACTGATTGCCAGCTTCTTTGGACGTAGTGGTGGCGCCGTTTCTTCTATGGTCATTGGCATAGTCCTTATGGGCTGGCTGGAGCTGACATGGCGGTGGTCGCTGATTGTACTTGCTGCCACAGGTGTCGGATTTTCCTTCGTCTTTCTGAAATTCTGCCGAAACAGCCCGGTGCAGGACCCGCTGGTGAATCAGGCCGAACGGGATCTCATCCGCGGGGATGACACTGTCGACGTTGCTGAACCAGCTGTGTTGTCGGTCCGGCGGGCTATCCGAAATCGAAGCATGCTGGTTTTCGTTATTCAGCAATACATGAATGCCGGAGCTGATTATGTTTATTCGGCGATCATGGTCAGCTATTTCATAACTGCGCGCGGTGTTTCGGATATGGCAGTTGTGGGACTGTTGACCAGTGCTCCGTTGTGGGGCGGTGCGGTGGGTGGAGTTGCTGGTGGATTCATCAATGACGGCCTGATTCGCCTCACCGGCCGTCGTCGATTTGCACGCAGCAGTGTTGGATTTTTGGGTAAGACGATTGCGTGTGGATTTCTGTTCCTTTCCATCAACCACCCCGATCCCGCGTGGGGGGCGGGGCTGCTGTTTGTCACCAAGTTCTTCAGCGACTGGAGTCAACCCACAGTTTGGGGTGCCTGCACGGATATCGGCGGGCGATGTTCAGCCACTGTTTTCAGCATCATCAACTCGGCCGGCAGCGTGGGAGGAACGGTGACACCAATCGTCGGCGGACTTCTGCTGGACCGTTACACCACGACGTCAATCGTTGACGGTGTCGAGCAGGTAGTGACGAATTTTAATCCGGTTTTTCTGATGGTTGGATTGATGTATCTGGCCAGCGCCGTCGGGTGGCTGTTCATCAATACGGAGAACTCACTCGATGTTGATGAACGTACTGATCAGCAGGAAAAGAGATCGCCATCATGA
- a CDS encoding bifunctional D-altronate/D-mannonate dehydratase (starvation-sensing protein; maybe involved in homoserine lactone degradation) — translation MTVQIRNIRCIPTAPAGIRLLIVKVETTEDGLHGLGCATFTQRPLAVIAAVEQYLTPFLKGRNVDEIEDIWQSAYVSSYWRQGPVLNNALSGVDMALWDIKGKRAGMPVYELLGGKCRMAAPVYVHASGREFRDVTENAGQLMSQGFRHIRMQVEVPGQATYGTESDLQTHDTVDGPTAPRNIFEPADYARLAPKLFEHARSELGDEVELLHDIHERLPAPLAIRLAKDLEPFRLFFLEDALPPEDISSFRRLRAASGIPIAMGELFTNVSEYLPLIQNQLIDFIRVHLSDIGGLTPARKLAALCEFFGVRTAWHGPGDTSPIGHAANLTLDLCVPNFGIQEFTRFNQATHDVFPGCPELRDGMLWPNDQPGWGLEINERLAAAFPYPEHPFNGAWPAIRKRDGSVIRP, via the coding sequence ATGACAGTTCAAATCAGAAATATCCGCTGTATTCCCACGGCTCCGGCCGGCATCCGTCTGCTCATTGTGAAAGTTGAAACGACTGAGGATGGGTTGCATGGCCTGGGTTGTGCCACGTTCACACAGCGACCGCTGGCCGTGATTGCAGCGGTTGAGCAGTACCTCACTCCGTTTTTGAAAGGACGAAACGTTGACGAAATCGAGGACATTTGGCAGTCTGCTTATGTCAGTTCCTACTGGCGCCAGGGACCGGTGCTGAATAATGCGTTGTCCGGTGTGGACATGGCCCTGTGGGACATCAAGGGCAAGAGAGCCGGCATGCCGGTTTACGAATTGCTGGGTGGTAAGTGCCGTATGGCAGCGCCTGTCTATGTTCATGCCTCCGGCCGAGAGTTCCGTGACGTGACTGAAAACGCCGGCCAACTGATGTCTCAGGGATTTCGACACATTCGAATGCAGGTTGAGGTTCCAGGTCAGGCTACCTATGGAACGGAATCCGATCTGCAGACCCACGATACGGTTGATGGTCCTACCGCCCCGCGAAACATTTTTGAACCGGCAGACTACGCACGGCTGGCACCAAAACTTTTCGAACATGCCCGCAGTGAACTTGGTGACGAAGTCGAACTGCTGCATGACATTCACGAACGTCTGCCGGCACCGCTTGCCATCCGGCTGGCTAAAGATCTGGAGCCGTTTCGGCTGTTCTTTCTGGAAGATGCATTGCCACCTGAAGACATCAGCAGCTTCCGTCGTCTGCGGGCAGCCAGCGGTATCCCGATTGCCATGGGTGAATTGTTTACGAACGTCAGTGAGTATCTGCCGCTGATTCAGAATCAGCTGATTGATTTTATTCGTGTCCATCTTTCAGACATCGGTGGACTGACGCCGGCCCGCAAATTGGCCGCACTTTGCGAATTCTTTGGTGTGCGTACCGCCTGGCACGGTCCCGGTGACACATCGCCGATTGGCCATGCAGCGAACCTGACCCTGGACCTTTGCGTACCGAATTTCGGTATTCAGGAATTTACCCGTTTCAACCAGGCAACTCATGACGTTTTTCCTGGTTGTCCGGAACTCCGGGACGGGATGTTGTGGCCAAACGATCAGCCGGGATGGGGGCTGGAGATCAACGAGAGGCTTGCGGCAGCATTCCCGTATCCTGAGCACCCGTTCAACGGGGCATGGCCGGCCATTCGAAAACGTGATGGTAGTGTGATTCGCCCCTGA
- a CDS encoding M81 family metallopeptidase, producing MSRIVIAECKQEVSTFNPVPSTYEDFRLRQGQAALDYHRNVREEVGGALGVFEESGSVEVVPTFAASANTSGGLLTTESFDRLSNDLLSRLAEAGRVDAAYFALHGAMQAESENDPEGYLLQEARRILGEDIPFVVSLDLHGILTDRMLEHSNAIVAFHTYPHVDFFETGVRAAKLLLQILAGEVRPVTARVKIPVLARGDEMITETGSVSECIQLARSVESSETGLSAGVMWGNPFTDVPELRTNSFVVMNGDESAAKERAVELAERFWSHHEKMRVPLTSLEDAVRQASAVTSGTVVMMDAADATSSGASGDSNAILSEAIRQGYRGRLLAPVVDPAAVQKAIAVGVGGTIVTPVGGALDPDRYQPVEVEARVCSLSDGKFQSESFGWYWDAGPTSVLQVDNITLVVGTRPVSLFDRSWFLANGQNPRRFDMVVVKSPHCESHMFADWCTKLINVDAPGATSANLSSLGHTICARPIFPLDSGVEFEPVADIFCRT from the coding sequence GTGTCTCGAATTGTTATTGCTGAATGTAAACAGGAAGTCTCGACTTTCAATCCGGTTCCCAGCACCTATGAAGACTTCCGTCTGCGGCAGGGACAGGCTGCTCTGGACTATCACCGCAACGTCCGCGAAGAAGTGGGTGGAGCGCTGGGTGTTTTTGAAGAATCCGGTTCTGTGGAAGTTGTCCCCACGTTTGCGGCGAGCGCCAATACTTCGGGAGGTCTTCTGACAACGGAGAGTTTTGATCGTCTGAGTAACGATCTGCTGAGTCGTCTGGCGGAGGCAGGCCGAGTTGATGCGGCGTACTTTGCACTGCACGGGGCCATGCAGGCGGAGAGTGAGAATGATCCGGAGGGTTATCTGCTTCAGGAGGCCAGACGGATTCTTGGCGAAGACATTCCGTTTGTGGTTTCGCTCGACTTACACGGAATTCTCACGGATCGAATGCTTGAACACTCCAATGCAATCGTTGCGTTCCACACGTATCCTCACGTTGACTTTTTCGAGACCGGAGTCCGGGCCGCGAAATTACTGTTGCAGATTTTGGCAGGAGAAGTCCGTCCCGTAACAGCCCGGGTAAAAATCCCTGTGCTGGCTCGCGGTGATGAAATGATCACAGAGACCGGATCTGTCTCTGAATGCATTCAACTGGCCCGGTCAGTTGAATCGAGTGAAACCGGACTTTCCGCGGGTGTGATGTGGGGCAACCCTTTTACCGACGTTCCCGAACTTCGAACCAATAGTTTCGTGGTCATGAACGGAGATGAATCGGCCGCAAAAGAACGTGCTGTCGAACTTGCCGAACGATTTTGGAGCCATCACGAAAAAATGCGGGTTCCGCTGACCAGCCTGGAGGACGCAGTGCGTCAGGCATCTGCGGTTACATCCGGTACCGTGGTGATGATGGATGCGGCAGATGCGACCAGTTCGGGGGCGTCCGGTGACAGTAATGCGATCCTGAGTGAGGCCATTCGTCAGGGATACCGTGGTCGATTATTGGCGCCTGTAGTGGATCCGGCTGCAGTCCAAAAAGCGATTGCTGTCGGTGTGGGTGGAACGATTGTTACGCCTGTTGGCGGAGCACTTGATCCCGATCGATATCAACCCGTCGAAGTTGAGGCACGTGTGTGTTCCCTGTCTGACGGCAAATTCCAGAGTGAGTCATTTGGATGGTACTGGGATGCAGGACCCACGTCCGTGTTGCAGGTCGACAACATCACGCTTGTAGTCGGTACGCGTCCGGTCAGTCTTTTCGATCGTTCCTGGTTTTTGGCGAACGGTCAAAATCCGCGACGATTTGACATGGTTGTCGTTAAGTCTCCCCACTGCGAGTCGCACATGTTTGCCGACTGGTGCACGAAGTTAATTAACGTGGACGCTCCCGGGGCGACCAGTGCCAACCTGAGCAGCCTGGGACACACGATTTGTGCCCGCCCGATATTTCCACTTGATTCCGGCGTTGAATTTGAACCTGTGGCAGACATCTTCTGCAGGACATAA
- a CDS encoding mandelate racemase/muconate lactonizing enzyme family protein, protein MKIESIERIWVDLPLREVPWRNMVREIPHWSLFELCKVTLSNGVVGVGETMPYYTWGEVTDEAVERVHSQHPAAVMWDDSLGAGLQMALFDAVGQSLDTPVWGLLGQKIRSFAHVGWWAIDMPVEDWICECTEAVEHGYTTFKTKARPWFDLEDQVARLSDAVPDYFKLDMDFNDFGLDPAVARPLCKRLERFEKVAIWESPIAQEDVEGNRALRKHLSVPIAHHVDRPAFETQIRRDICDGFVMEGGISNALSRGRTCAEFNKPFWLQWVGSNLAAAYCLHIQAALSHARWPAIHCNHMYSDQFINEPWVVSNGLSPIPDTPGIGVTVNWDIVEKYRIEAKDKPYPHPDLLLRLDWPSGTKSWFTHAQQLWDAFTSGDLPAFVSGVNLTRVKDDGSAEWRKRYEQACVSPIHDPS, encoded by the coding sequence ATGAAAATAGAATCGATCGAGCGTATTTGGGTCGACCTGCCTCTCAGGGAAGTGCCCTGGCGCAATATGGTTCGTGAGATTCCGCACTGGTCGCTGTTCGAACTGTGCAAGGTCACGCTGAGCAACGGCGTTGTCGGAGTCGGCGAGACCATGCCTTATTACACCTGGGGCGAGGTGACTGACGAAGCCGTCGAACGGGTCCACAGTCAGCATCCGGCAGCCGTAATGTGGGATGACTCGCTGGGAGCCGGACTGCAGATGGCACTGTTCGACGCCGTCGGCCAGTCGCTCGACACCCCGGTCTGGGGCCTTCTCGGGCAAAAGATCCGTTCGTTCGCTCACGTCGGATGGTGGGCGATTGACATGCCTGTCGAAGACTGGATTTGCGAATGTACCGAAGCCGTCGAACACGGATACACCACATTCAAAACTAAAGCCCGACCGTGGTTCGATCTGGAGGATCAGGTGGCCCGCCTGTCAGATGCTGTGCCGGATTACTTCAAGCTCGACATGGATTTCAACGACTTCGGACTGGATCCTGCCGTCGCACGACCGCTTTGTAAACGATTGGAACGTTTCGAAAAAGTCGCCATCTGGGAGAGTCCCATCGCACAGGAAGACGTCGAAGGCAACCGTGCCCTGCGCAAACATTTAAGCGTACCCATTGCGCATCACGTCGATCGCCCGGCTTTCGAAACTCAGATTCGACGGGATATCTGTGACGGATTCGTGATGGAAGGAGGAATCAGCAATGCCCTGAGCCGCGGTCGGACATGCGCCGAATTCAACAAACCGTTCTGGCTGCAGTGGGTGGGCTCAAATCTTGCAGCAGCGTACTGCCTGCATATTCAGGCCGCACTGTCTCATGCGCGATGGCCGGCAATCCATTGTAATCACATGTACTCAGATCAGTTCATTAACGAACCTTGGGTCGTATCGAACGGGTTGAGTCCGATTCCCGACACACCAGGAATTGGAGTGACGGTAAACTGGGATATCGTGGAAAAATACCGCATCGAAGCAAAGGATAAGCCGTATCCACATCCGGATTTACTGCTGCGTCTGGACTGGCCGTCCGGTACGAAGAGCTGGTTTACTCACGCTCAGCAGTTGTGGGATGCATTTACCAGCGGTGATCTTCCCGCATTTGTGTCAGGGGTGAACCTCACTCGAGTCAAGGACGATGGTTCTGCCGAATGGAGAAAAAGGTACGAACAGGCCTGCGTGTCACCAATCCACGATCCCTCATGA
- the selD gene encoding selenide, water dikinase SelD, translating into MKAEYACRRHVVLVGVGHTNAHIVRMWAMDPLPDTDLTCISDSGTATYSGFLPAVLAGQLPARAMEIDLVRLCAAAGARLITDRVTGLDRVRKQLLFAERPSVPYDVVSVGIGSVPQMPDIGADSPSLVTIKPMSSFLDRLQAAVSRCTPRSRQLQVVVVGGGVAGVEVTQCLSARLKLLTQSEFHITLVDRGNKLLPGCTPKTTRRVLNTIQEYGHTVLHSSSVEQVDESGVRLQTGNFLPADIVIWATAAAAPALLSEFDLPKDDHGFLLTDATLRCSGTDSIFAVGDTGTMEHAAVPKAGVYAVRQGPILWENIQRQLDGRGLVPFVPQKSFLKLLNMGDGTAVGEWRGISFFGRPVMRLKQWIDQRFMDRYQQLPDRMKMPDDMQCRGCGCKLGGDALNAALGAAVDGSRDDATVIRIGPNVSTGESVLVTTDFFSAPFPDAWLTGRIAAIHAASDIYATGAKPFAAEAIVVLPDGDGVTQQNMLSDFQQGAEREFRLMGATITGGHTITGPRWEVGFTVFGRPTGNHLIRKQGMNPGDQLVLTKPLGSGVLMAAHMRAKCQYSDFESMIGIMLSGNHEAARIAVDLGVVAGTDITGFGLLGHLHEMLTDDVRVTLNGSRIPVMPGAIEAAQHGVTSSLLPSNRCYLRDVDVRGNSGLPLLPCSKTVRQMSGERPVTAEQIPDDRAGRSESVDLLLDPQTCGGLLLAVPGECVTEFQYRFAECGLSEPALIGTVSHAESSAPRIIVKF; encoded by the coding sequence TCTGGATTTCTGCCGGCAGTACTGGCAGGTCAGCTTCCTGCGAGGGCGATGGAAATTGATCTGGTACGACTGTGCGCAGCAGCGGGTGCTCGCTTAATAACAGACCGGGTGACGGGACTGGATCGCGTCCGGAAACAGCTGCTGTTTGCTGAACGGCCGTCAGTGCCGTACGACGTCGTTTCTGTTGGAATTGGCTCCGTGCCGCAGATGCCGGATATCGGTGCCGACTCTCCGTCGCTGGTAACGATCAAGCCGATGAGCTCGTTTCTCGATCGTCTGCAGGCTGCTGTCAGTCGTTGCACACCCCGATCACGACAACTGCAGGTGGTTGTCGTCGGAGGCGGCGTGGCGGGTGTGGAAGTCACACAATGCCTGTCGGCACGTTTGAAACTGCTGACGCAGTCGGAATTTCATATCACACTGGTCGATCGAGGGAACAAGTTACTGCCTGGTTGTACGCCGAAAACAACTCGTCGTGTGCTGAACACGATTCAGGAATATGGCCACACTGTGCTGCACAGCAGTTCAGTTGAGCAGGTTGATGAATCCGGTGTCAGACTGCAAACCGGTAACTTTCTGCCGGCTGACATCGTGATCTGGGCGACAGCCGCTGCGGCCCCTGCCCTGTTGTCAGAATTCGATTTACCAAAAGACGATCACGGTTTTTTGCTGACCGATGCTACGTTGCGCTGCAGCGGTACGGATTCGATCTTTGCCGTTGGTGATACCGGGACCATGGAGCATGCAGCGGTCCCCAAGGCGGGTGTCTATGCGGTACGCCAGGGCCCCATACTTTGGGAGAACATTCAACGACAGCTGGACGGTCGCGGGCTGGTTCCCTTTGTTCCGCAAAAATCATTTCTCAAGCTCCTGAACATGGGGGACGGAACAGCGGTGGGTGAATGGCGGGGCATCAGCTTTTTCGGTCGCCCGGTCATGAGACTGAAACAGTGGATTGATCAGCGATTCATGGACAGATATCAGCAGTTGCCGGACCGGATGAAAATGCCGGACGACATGCAGTGTCGGGGCTGTGGCTGCAAACTGGGTGGAGATGCCCTCAACGCGGCGCTCGGTGCTGCTGTTGACGGTTCCCGGGACGATGCAACTGTGATCCGTATTGGTCCAAACGTTTCAACCGGTGAGTCCGTGCTGGTCACTACGGACTTCTTTTCTGCTCCGTTTCCGGATGCGTGGCTCACAGGTCGCATTGCTGCCATCCATGCGGCCAGTGACATTTATGCCACGGGGGCAAAGCCGTTTGCTGCAGAAGCGATCGTGGTCTTACCGGATGGTGACGGAGTGACCCAGCAAAACATGTTGAGTGACTTCCAGCAGGGGGCGGAACGTGAATTCCGTCTTATGGGTGCCACAATAACGGGTGGTCATACGATCACCGGGCCACGATGGGAGGTGGGGTTCACTGTGTTTGGACGCCCCACTGGAAACCATCTGATCCGCAAACAGGGAATGAATCCGGGAGATCAGCTTGTGCTGACCAAGCCTCTGGGAAGCGGAGTCCTGATGGCAGCTCACATGCGTGCGAAGTGTCAGTATTCCGACTTCGAATCCATGATCGGAATCATGCTGTCCGGAAATCATGAAGCTGCCAGGATAGCGGTGGATCTTGGCGTAGTTGCCGGGACGGACATCACCGGATTTGGGCTCTTGGGACACCTGCACGAGATGCTGACAGATGACGTACGAGTAACCCTGAATGGAAGCCGTATTCCGGTGATGCCGGGCGCGATTGAGGCTGCGCAGCATGGTGTTACCAGTTCTCTGCTGCCATCGAATCGATGTTATCTGCGAGACGTTGATGTTCGCGGGAATTCGGGTCTTCCGTTGCTCCCCTGTTCGAAGACTGTCAGGCAGATGTCCGGCGAACGACCTGTTACCGCCGAACAGATCCCGGACGACCGTGCCGGGCGAAGCGAGTCAGTCGATTTACTCCTGGATCCACAAACCTGCGGCGGGCTTCTACTGGCTGTGCCCGGTGAGTGTGTCACTGAATTCCAATATCGTTTTGCCGAGTGCGGGCTGTCGGAGCCTGCACTTATCGGGACCGTTTCTCACGCGGAATCTTCGGCTCCACGAATCATTGTGAAATTCTGA